The Acidobacteriota bacterium genomic interval CCGACCGCGCTGTGAGCCACGCGCGCGACGTCGCCGAAGTCCTGCTCAAGGCGCTCGTCGATGAGCCTGACCAGGTGCGTGTCACCGAAACCGACCAGCGGGGCACCGCCGTCGTCGAGGTGTTCGTGGCCGACGGCGACATGGGGCGCGTCATCGGCCGGCAGGGCCGGACCGCGACCGCCATCCGCACGCTCGTGACCGCGACGGCCGATCGCGACGCGCAGCGCGTCTCGGTGGAGTTTCGCGACCCGCACGGTCGCCGGTAGGCCGGGATGGCTGCCGCCGGATGGGACAGCCTGGTCGTCGTCGCCCGTGTGGCCCGTCCCCATGGCCTCCGCGGCGAGGTGGTCCTGTTCTCTGAAACCGACTTCCCGGAGGAGCGGTTTCGGCGGGGCGGGCACGTGCTGGTGGAGGATGGCGGCGGTGTCCGGACGTTGACGGTTCGTTCGGCGAGGTTCTACAAGGGACGTCCGATTGTCGGGTTCGAGGGAATCGACTCGATCGAAGCGGTGGAGACGCTTGTCGGACACGAATTGCGAATCGAGCCAGGCGACATGGTGGCGCTTCCACCGGGGTGTTTCTACCATCACGATCTGGTGGGATGCCGCGTCGAGACGGTCGAGGGAAACGAGGTTGGCACGGTGACTCGGGTCGATGGCGCGGGTGGCGCGAGCCGGCTGACCGTGGAGGGACCGGCGGGGGAGCAACTGGTTCCGCTGGTCGATGCGATCTGCAGGCAGATCGATCCTGAGGCCAGACGGATCGTGATTGCGCCGCCCGAGGGACTGCTGGACCTCAACCGGGTCCGCGGGCACCGGCGGGCGCGGCGGGGCGGCCGGACGTGAGATTCGACCTCGTCACGATCTTCCCGCGCCTGTGCGACGGGCCGCTCGGTGCGGGGATCGTTGGACGCGCGATCGAGCGGGGCCTGGTCGATGTGCGGGTGCACGATCTGCGCGATCACACGACTGATCGGCATCGGAGCGTGGACGATGTGCCGTACGGCGGCGGTCCGGGGATGGTGTTCAAGCCCGAACCGTTGTTTGCCGCCGTCGACGCCATCCGGGCGCAGGGCGGCGAACCCGACGCGGTGATTCTGACCTCGCCCCAGGGGAAGACGTTCACCCAGGCCGAGGCGGCGAGGCTGGCGGGGATGCGCCACGTGGTGCTGTTGTGCGGGAGGTACGAGGGCGTCGACGATCGGGTGCGCGAGGGCCTGGCCACCGAGGAGTTGTCGATCGGCGATTACGTGCTCTCGGGTGGCGAACTGCCCGCCCTGGTGATCGTCGATGCGGTGGTGCGGCTGCTGCCGGGTGCGGTGGGCGACGAGGAGTCTGTCGAGGCCGATTCGTTTACGCGGGGACTGCTGGATTTTCCCGTGTTTACGCGGCCGGCGGAGTGTCGAGGGATGGCGGTGCCCGACGTGCTGATGTCGGGTCATCATGCCGAGATCAAGCGTTGGCGCAAGCGCGAGGCGCTGCGACGGACGCTGGTGTCGCGGCCAGAGCTGCTGGCGGGCGCCGAGTTGGACAGCGAAGAGCGCGAGATGCTGCGCGCGTTGATGGAAGAGAGAGGAGCCGAGTATGGGCGCGATTGAAACGGTGGAACAGAAGCAGCTGGTGGAGCGGCCGAAGCTGCGGACCGGCGATACGGTGCGCGTGCACGTCAAGGTGCGTGAAGGCGACAAGGAACGTATCCAGATCTTCGAGGGGCTCGTGATTGGGCAACATCGCGGCGGCACACGTGCGACCTTCACGGTGCGCAAGGTGTCGTTCAGCCAGGGCGTCGAGCGGATCTTCCCGATCCACTCCCCGATCATCGACCGAGTCGACGTCGTCCGCTCCGCTAAGGTCAGGCGGTCGAAGCTGTACTTCCTCCGCCAGTTGAAGGGCAAGGCTGCCCGGATGAAAGAGGCCAAGCGGTCGTCCTGAGATCGTCATCGGCAGGAGCAGGTGATGCGGCGGACTCGGGCCAGACGGACTCTCGAGAACGCGCTGAGGCGGGTCGGCTTCGTGCACGTGGCCGGAGTCGATGAGGTCGGGCGCGGCTGTCTGGCAGGCCCGGTCGTCGCGGCCGCGGTTCTGCTCGATCCCGCCCGGCACATTGCCGATCTGGCCGATTCGAAGCTGGTGCCCCCTGCCGAGCGCGAACGGCTGGCCGTCCGCGTCAAGCGGGACGCGATCGGTTGGGCGCTTGGCGAAGTGGGGCCTGCCGACATCGATCGCCTGAATATTCGGCGCGCCTCGTTTGAGGCGATGAGGCGTGCCATCGCGGGGCTCGTGCCGCAGCCCGACGTCGTCCTGGTGGACGGCTTCCGCGTGCCCGGTCTGGAGATGGCCCAGCGCGGCGTCATTCACGGCGACCGGCTGGTGGCCTCGATTGCCGCGGCCTCCATCATCGCGAAGGTCTATCGCGATGGCCTCATGAACGACCTGCACGCCGCGGACCCGCGGTACGGATACGATCGGCACAAAGGCTACGCGACGCCGCAGCACCTGGCGGCCGTCGCGCGCCACGGATATTCATCCACCCATCGGCGCTCATTCCGTCCGCGCAGTCTGTTTGATAACATGGACCCCGCCACCATGGACCAGTCCCACTAGATGGACCGCGACGACACGCTCAGAAGGGCCGAGAAACTGCTGCGTCAGGGGCGGCTCGACGCGGCGATCGAGGCATATGCCGCGGTGGTCGAGGCGCATCCAAAGGACTGGGCCACCGCCAATCTGCTGGGCGACCTGTACATCAGGGCCGGCCGCACCGACCGGGCGGTCGCGCAGTACAGCCGGATTGCCGATCGGCTGGCGGCCGAAGGATTCCTGTCGAAGGCCGCGGCGCTCTACAAGAAGATCGTCAAGATCACACCCGATGACGAGGAGGCGCTCCTGCGCACGGCCGAGATGGCCTCCCAGCAGGGCCTGTTCGCGGATGCACGCCACGTGCTCCATACGCTGTTCCAGCGCCGCTTGAGCGCAGGCGACCGCGCAGGCGCTGCGGGTATCGCGGGTCGGCTGGCGGCGCTCGATCCGGGAGACGTGGTGGGCCGGTTGGACGCCTCGCGGATGTTCGCCGAGATCGGCGACCCGTCAGGGGCCGCCGACCAACTGCGGCAGGCCGGCGACACGCTGGTTGAGCAGGGGCGCGACGCCGAAGCGCTGCGAGCCTGGCGCGAAGCCATGCGGCTGGATCCAGGCAACGCGGCCCTGCAGAAACGCGTGACCAGCGGCCTGGTCCGGCAGGGCGAGCTGGACGAAGCGATGGCATCCGCGCAGTCGGTGACCGAGCGACGGGTCGTCGCGCAC includes:
- a CDS encoding KH domain-containing protein, translated to MSHARDVAEVLLKALVDEPDQVRVTETDQRGTAVVEVFVADGDMGRVIGRQGRTATAIRTLVTATADRDAQRVSVEFRDPHGRR
- the rimM gene encoding ribosome maturation factor RimM (Essential for efficient processing of 16S rRNA) — encoded protein: MAAAGWDSLVVVARVARPHGLRGEVVLFSETDFPEERFRRGGHVLVEDGGGVRTLTVRSARFYKGRPIVGFEGIDSIEAVETLVGHELRIEPGDMVALPPGCFYHHDLVGCRVETVEGNEVGTVTRVDGAGGASRLTVEGPAGEQLVPLVDAICRQIDPEARRIVIAPPEGLLDLNRVRGHRRARRGGRT
- the trmD gene encoding tRNA (guanosine(37)-N1)-methyltransferase TrmD, with protein sequence MRFDLVTIFPRLCDGPLGAGIVGRAIERGLVDVRVHDLRDHTTDRHRSVDDVPYGGGPGMVFKPEPLFAAVDAIRAQGGEPDAVILTSPQGKTFTQAEAARLAGMRHVVLLCGRYEGVDDRVREGLATEELSIGDYVLSGGELPALVIVDAVVRLLPGAVGDEESVEADSFTRGLLDFPVFTRPAECRGMAVPDVLMSGHHAEIKRWRKREALRRTLVSRPELLAGAELDSEEREMLRALMEERGAEYGRD
- the rplS gene encoding 50S ribosomal protein L19, with the protein product MGAIETVEQKQLVERPKLRTGDTVRVHVKVREGDKERIQIFEGLVIGQHRGGTRATFTVRKVSFSQGVERIFPIHSPIIDRVDVVRSAKVRRSKLYFLRQLKGKAARMKEAKRSS
- a CDS encoding ribonuclease HII, with translation MRRTRARRTLENALRRVGFVHVAGVDEVGRGCLAGPVVAAAVLLDPARHIADLADSKLVPPAERERLAVRVKRDAIGWALGEVGPADIDRLNIRRASFEAMRRAIAGLVPQPDVVLVDGFRVPGLEMAQRGVIHGDRLVASIAAASIIAKVYRDGLMNDLHAADPRYGYDRHKGYATPQHLAAVARHGYSSTHRRSFRPRSLFDNMDPATMDQSH